In the genome of Bacillus sp. SM2101, the window ATGCGTTTTATATGGTTTTTATAGGCTTTAGCGAAGAAAAGATGTCACGAATGTTAAAGCAACAATCAATGTCATAAAAACAAAAATTTATTATCGTTGTAAGAATTCACTGTTTAACTTCGTCTTATATAATAAGATTCTGTTATTTGGAATCTAAAATATGGAAGGAGAGTGGAATTTTGCAAAGTCCTATTAAAAATCAGTTGAACATAACATTTGTCCCTGTAAGTAACATGAAAGAGTCTGTAAAATGGTATAGTCATTTACTAGGCCAAAGTTATGATGAAAGGAAGGTTGACAAACCTGTTTTTAACATGAACGTTAATGGTTATACAAATTTGTTATTGGATGCAGGAACTAAAGGGCATACACAACACGTATGCCCTTCTCCTCATCCTTTATTTAGCTTTTTCACCGAAGATATAGCAGCTTCTTACGAATACGTTCAAAAACTTGGCTACACGATTCATTCACCGATACAAGAATTTGATGACATAGCGTTTTTCATTATTAAAGACCTAGATGGAAACCTCGTGATGATTTGTGCTGACTAACAATCAGTGAACTACTTGGCACTTATCAAACGTTTGAAGTGGAGCTTCAGTTCAAAGATGAAAGTAGCCCTTCGTCTCCTTGAACGTTTCTTCCCGCGTACGTTTATAGATGTCCATCGAATGGAAATCTATCTGTGCCTTTATTATTTAATGAGCGGTAGGAA includes:
- a CDS encoding VOC family protein, giving the protein MQSPIKNQLNITFVPVSNMKESVKWYSHLLGQSYDERKVDKPVFNMNVNGYTNLLLDAGTKGHTQHVCPSPHPLFSFFTEDIAASYEYVQKLGYTIHSPIQEFDDIAFFIIKDLDGNLVMICAD